A window of the Butyricimonas virosa genome harbors these coding sequences:
- a CDS encoding Mu transposase domain-containing protein, with protein MGSLNPIRFELKRRHVATVQRNGYVRLESHYYSVPYRHIGKKVNILYNSEKVEIYLKYEKVAVHQRGYKPYGYTHDVDHLAPSQRVPVDWNPGKYLSEAASMHPDVEDYIRHVIEVKVHPEQACKSCRGILNFASRVGEKRLVNACRWASSHGLYNYPAIEEILKNRQDELPLEENEDDNERSDMPSHENIRGKEYYN; from the coding sequence ATGGGATCGCTAAACCCGATCCGTTTTGAACTCAAGCGACGTCACGTGGCAACCGTGCAAAGGAACGGTTACGTGCGACTGGAAAGTCATTATTATAGCGTGCCGTACCGCCATATCGGGAAAAAGGTCAACATCCTGTATAATAGCGAGAAAGTGGAGATCTATCTAAAATACGAGAAAGTTGCGGTTCATCAAAGGGGATACAAGCCGTATGGCTACACCCATGACGTGGATCACCTGGCCCCCAGCCAACGGGTCCCGGTGGACTGGAACCCGGGAAAGTACCTCTCGGAAGCTGCCTCCATGCACCCGGACGTGGAAGATTACATTCGTCACGTGATCGAGGTGAAAGTTCACCCGGAACAAGCTTGCAAGTCCTGTCGCGGGATTCTGAATTTCGCTTCACGAGTGGGCGAGAAGAGACTGGTTAACGCTTGCCGGTGGGCTTCCAGCCATGGCTTGTACAATTACCCGGCCATAGAAGAAATACTGAAAAACAGGCAAGATGAATTACCCCTGGAAGAAAACGAGGATGATAACGAGCGATCGGACATGCCCTCGCACGAGAACATAAGGGGAAAAGAATATTATAACTAA
- a CDS encoding DUF4923 family protein: MKRVIVICCVLMCFGGVEMAQAQSLKDILNSSKVKDVVNLVTGNVIKFSDLQGTWNYVEPACKMTSGDLLKEASGSLVTSALEKKMVNIYTKLGIVPGNFSYTFSSDSTFTNTIGKKVLKGTYSLDEKTRVLTLRYMLAKTITVKSVEVQLVKSGEQMSLLFNTEKLMNFVSVLSSALKKSDKTTPSLMDGYDEILLGFEMKK; this comes from the coding sequence ATGAAACGAGTTATTGTGATTTGTTGTGTATTGATGTGTTTTGGGGGAGTAGAAATGGCACAAGCCCAATCATTGAAGGACATTTTGAATTCATCGAAGGTAAAGGATGTGGTGAATCTTGTAACAGGTAACGTGATTAAATTTTCGGATCTTCAAGGAACTTGGAACTACGTGGAGCCTGCTTGCAAAATGACGAGTGGGGATTTGTTGAAAGAAGCGAGCGGTTCGTTGGTGACTTCGGCATTGGAGAAAAAAATGGTGAATATTTACACGAAGTTGGGGATTGTTCCGGGGAATTTCAGCTATACGTTTAGTAGTGATAGTACGTTTACGAATACGATAGGAAAGAAGGTATTAAAGGGAACGTATTCTTTGGACGAGAAAACACGAGTATTGACATTGCGTTATATGTTGGCAAAAACGATCACGGTGAAAAGCGTGGAAGTGCAGTTGGTGAAATCAGGAGAACAGATGTCATTACTTTTCAATACAGAAAAACTTATGAACTTTGTCAGTGTATTATCTTCTGCTTTGAAGAAATCAGATAAAACGACTCCTTCACTAATGGATGGGTATGATGAGATTCTTTTAGGATTTGAGATGAAGAAATAA
- the istA gene encoding IS21 family transposase — translation MPNKQLGMEKIRQVLRCYSQGYGTKSISSMLSVSRNTVKKYLQVFQRSGLDYEQMLSLPDQELSKLFHEKSRVKTESERLGELKSLLPEYCKRLKKKGVTREALHREYLSSHPDGYGRTRFYILIQQYIACSRPIMHLEHKAGDKMFIDFAGDKLSIIDLDTGEIIPVEVFVAILPCSQLTYVEAVMSQKKEDLIRASENALLYYQGVPSAIIPDNLKSAVTKSSKYEAILNEDFAAFAEHYGCTVIPARAYKPRDKALVEGAVKLIYRSIYPKIQEREFYDLDSLNAAIRVALELHNNTPLTGRKYSRREQFEEIERDSLRKLNPIRFELRHRYRATVMKNGHVRLGEDAHYYSVPCRYIGKKVILSYTSRQVCIYYGYELIATHTRNRARCRYTTLEEHLASHHRYITEWNPDKFIHEAAAIHPDVEAYIRRVMEEKKHPEQAYKSCQGILSFARRVGNTRLTNACRWATSYGLYNYPIIERILNNRQDEFPLEDSAGQETEMPSHENIRGKEYYQ, via the coding sequence ATGCCCAATAAACAATTAGGAATGGAAAAGATTCGTCAAGTGTTACGCTGTTACTCCCAGGGTTATGGGACCAAAAGTATCAGCAGTATGTTAAGCGTCTCTCGCAACACGGTCAAGAAATACTTACAAGTATTTCAACGTAGCGGTTTGGATTATGAGCAGATGTTGTCCCTGCCGGACCAGGAACTCTCAAAGTTATTCCACGAAAAGAGCAGAGTAAAGACGGAAAGTGAACGGCTGGGAGAACTAAAGTCGTTGTTACCCGAGTATTGCAAGCGGCTTAAGAAGAAAGGTGTTACCCGCGAGGCATTGCATCGCGAGTACCTTTCTTCCCATCCGGATGGCTACGGACGCACCCGCTTCTATATTCTGATTCAGCAATATATAGCCTGCAGCCGTCCCATCATGCATCTTGAGCATAAAGCCGGTGATAAAATGTTCATAGACTTCGCCGGCGACAAACTTTCCATCATCGACCTTGATACGGGAGAAATCATTCCTGTGGAGGTTTTTGTCGCGATTCTTCCTTGCAGCCAGTTAACCTATGTGGAAGCTGTCATGAGCCAGAAAAAAGAGGACTTGATCCGTGCTTCGGAAAACGCCCTGTTATACTACCAGGGAGTTCCCTCCGCCATCATCCCGGATAATCTCAAGTCTGCCGTTACCAAGAGCAGTAAATACGAGGCTATCCTGAATGAAGACTTTGCCGCTTTTGCCGAACATTACGGCTGTACCGTAATCCCCGCCAGGGCTTACAAGCCACGTGACAAGGCGCTGGTGGAAGGTGCCGTTAAACTGATTTACCGCAGTATCTATCCCAAGATACAGGAACGCGAGTTTTATGACCTGGATTCACTGAACGCGGCTATCCGCGTGGCATTGGAACTCCATAACAACACTCCGCTCACAGGCCGCAAATACAGTCGGCGGGAACAGTTCGAGGAGATAGAACGTGATTCCCTGCGCAAACTAAATCCCATCCGCTTTGAACTCAGGCATCGTTACAGGGCTACCGTGATGAAAAACGGCCATGTCCGCCTGGGGGAAGATGCCCATTACTACAGCGTGCCTTGCCGCTATATAGGCAAGAAAGTCATCCTGTCATATACCTCACGCCAGGTATGCATCTATTACGGCTACGAGCTGATTGCCACCCATACCCGCAACAGGGCCCGTTGCCGGTACACGACCCTGGAAGAGCATCTGGCTTCACACCATCGCTATATCACGGAATGGAACCCGGACAAATTTATACATGAGGCGGCAGCTATCCATCCGGACGTGGAGGCATATATCCGTCGGGTGATGGAAGAGAAAAAACATCCGGAGCAAGCCTATAAATCGTGCCAGGGCATTCTTAGCTTCGCACGCAGGGTCGGCAACACCCGACTGACCAATGCCTGTCGTTGGGCTACAAGTTACGGTCTGTACAATTACCCCATCATTGAGCGCATCCTTAACAACCGGCAGGATGAGTTCCCGTTGGAAGACAGTGCCGGGCAAGAAACGGAGATGCCTTCCCATGAGAATATCAGAGGAAAAGAATATTATCAATAA
- the istB gene encoding IS21-like element helper ATPase IstB has product MEMNQETLDKMRQMRLLGMYNAFKISMESFKTESMTTDQFVAWLVSNEWDDRCNRMIERLIKQASFRYKASLEEVDYSLERGLERNLLERLAELSFVKESRDLFITGSSGTGKSYIATALGYRACQKGMKVLYANTARLMGQLKMAKAKGTILQELKKIERADLLVLDDFGIQPFDAGGRMNLMDIVEDRYGKKSTLITSRVPVKDWYDIIGEKTIADAVLDRIVHQAIRIELHGDSIRKLQAKR; this is encoded by the coding sequence ATGGAAATGAATCAAGAAACGCTGGACAAGATGCGCCAGATGCGCCTCCTAGGCATGTACAACGCTTTTAAAATAAGCATGGAGAGTTTCAAAACGGAATCGATGACAACCGACCAGTTCGTGGCGTGGCTGGTTTCCAACGAGTGGGACGACCGTTGTAACCGGATGATAGAAAGATTGATCAAGCAAGCTTCTTTTCGTTACAAGGCATCCCTGGAAGAAGTGGATTATTCCCTGGAACGAGGGCTCGAGCGCAACCTGCTAGAAAGGCTCGCGGAATTATCTTTCGTCAAGGAATCCAGGGACTTGTTCATCACGGGCAGCTCGGGAACGGGAAAAAGCTACATAGCCACGGCGCTAGGATATAGAGCTTGCCAGAAAGGGATGAAAGTACTTTACGCTAACACGGCCAGGTTAATGGGCCAGTTGAAAATGGCTAAAGCGAAAGGTACAATTTTACAAGAACTAAAAAAAATAGAACGGGCGGACTTACTGGTGCTGGATGATTTCGGGATACAACCTTTTGATGCCGGGGGAAGAATGAATTTAATGGATATCGTGGAAGACCGGTACGGGAAAAAATCAACGCTTATCACTTCACGAGTCCCCGTGAAAGACTGGTACGATATTATCGGGGAAAAAACTATTGCAGATGCCGTCCTGGATAGGATTGTTCACCAGGCTATTCGAATTGAATTACACGGGGACTCTATTAGAAAATTGCAAGCTAAAAGATAA
- a CDS encoding phage portal protein, which translates to MSEFSNYAINNIYGTLEFYNGSVIIMKDLAESPSDPDFNSLGSSEYTIAFVDEVSEIGSKAIEVLSSRLRWKIHETFKVPKLLMTTNPCLGWVRDRFVLDENLEPVVPAQYHRYVPFSVYDNPDAAFRQIYEASLNKIKDPATKARLLYGNWCFVKSNDVAAYKSFNGDKHLVSGLKEKVYDPFKPLILSFDFNVFPHMTCSVVQIDYTNKNVYFLEEILGKPKEKQNNTPQLAKAIQEKLLKEKHIGGVVITGDPAGTARSTQTEEGINNFIIIENAFKNGVLSSTVKLLSKQPPQKTRLEWINELFEGKDGWTIYIDMRCRKLTEDLIYQTTNEDGTKNKAKVTDAETGMKFEKYGHCSDTLDYVLCTFLSDSWGKYQRGGTNIPTITTSIITPNFTY; encoded by the coding sequence ATGAGTGAATTTTCCAATTACGCTATCAATAATATTTACGGGACTCTTGAATTTTATAATGGTAGCGTGATTATCATGAAGGATCTGGCAGAATCACCGTCAGACCCAGATTTTAACTCGTTAGGATCAAGCGAATACACGATTGCTTTCGTGGATGAGGTCAGCGAGATTGGATCGAAAGCTATAGAAGTTTTGTCATCACGTCTACGCTGGAAGATTCACGAGACGTTCAAAGTTCCGAAGTTATTAATGACAACAAACCCGTGTCTCGGTTGGGTTCGTGATCGATTCGTGCTTGATGAAAACTTGGAACCAGTTGTACCAGCACAATATCACAGGTATGTACCGTTTAGCGTGTACGACAATCCAGATGCGGCTTTCCGGCAAATTTACGAGGCATCACTAAACAAGATAAAAGATCCGGCAACGAAAGCACGATTATTATACGGGAACTGGTGTTTTGTCAAATCTAATGACGTGGCCGCGTACAAGTCTTTCAACGGGGACAAACATCTTGTTTCTGGGTTAAAAGAAAAGGTATATGACCCGTTTAAGCCATTAATTTTATCTTTTGACTTTAACGTGTTCCCACACATGACTTGCTCGGTTGTTCAAATTGATTATACCAACAAAAATGTTTATTTTCTGGAAGAAATTCTGGGGAAACCCAAAGAAAAGCAAAACAACACACCACAACTAGCAAAGGCCATTCAAGAAAAATTACTAAAAGAAAAACATATTGGTGGGGTTGTCATTACCGGGGACCCGGCAGGAACAGCAAGAAGTACCCAAACAGAGGAAGGAATAAATAACTTCATCATTATAGAAAATGCATTTAAGAACGGTGTTTTAAGTTCCACTGTAAAATTATTGTCCAAGCAACCACCCCAAAAAACAAGACTGGAATGGATAAACGAGCTGTTTGAAGGAAAAGACGGGTGGACAATTTACATTGACATGCGTTGTAGAAAACTCACAGAGGATTTAATATACCAGACTACTAACGAGGATGGCACGAAAAACAAGGCAAAAGTAACCGATGCTGAAACCGGTATGAAATTTGAAAAATACGGGCATTGTTCGGACACGTTAGACTATGTTTTGTGTACTTTTTTGAGCGATAGCTGGGGAAAATATCAACGTGGAGGGACAAATATCCCAACTATTACAACTTCAATAATAACTCCTAATTTCACATACTAA
- a CDS encoding OmpP1/FadL family transporter, translating to MKILYILPTLLLFSFFVSAQNEEDALRFSRQTPFGSARVTAMGGAFGALGGDLTTLSTNPGGIGVFRKSEISFTSMLDFAHAKTKGIDNEKNMYLLGGLGFVLSFQPMSNKWKNINIGFNYTNLNNFNRNIFQGYYETNGDSSLSNIWKEEADGLSPKELNDFTTGLAYDAYMLYLSPEALENKDYDYETPIRSIDQLQHYKYTRERGFQSEYAISAGANYDDKFYFGITLGIQSLHYKSFSVYTEEIIGETNNKLEKFSMYQDFTSSGVGINFKAGFIYRPIPVLRLGFAIHTPTYYDLDAYANNNVSAKFTELPVEDAKPTDNFEYGESAWTDYSYKLKTPWRFMASAATVLGQRAIISLDYEYVDYTTAKYSNDGAKNEYLETNNAIKAIYNSTHNFRAGAEYRFNSVFYLRGGYAYSASPYTKGEMNEKNDIQIITGGLGLNFGVFYADLAYLHKASKLNGLFYYYETPKGQVIESPEFQTKFKDNEFRLTLGIRF from the coding sequence ATGAAAATATTATATATACTTCCGACATTACTCCTCTTCTCCTTCTTCGTTTCGGCTCAAAACGAAGAGGATGCCCTTCGATTTTCCAGACAAACCCCATTCGGTTCTGCAAGAGTTACCGCAATGGGAGGAGCATTCGGTGCATTAGGTGGAGATTTAACAACCCTATCCACAAACCCAGGTGGTATTGGAGTATTCCGTAAATCTGAAATCAGTTTTACATCCATGCTCGATTTTGCTCACGCAAAAACAAAAGGTATTGATAATGAAAAAAATATGTATCTATTAGGAGGATTGGGATTCGTATTATCATTCCAACCTATGAGTAATAAATGGAAAAATATCAACATCGGTTTTAATTATACGAACCTAAATAATTTCAATCGAAATATTTTTCAAGGCTATTATGAAACTAATGGAGATTCATCCTTATCAAATATATGGAAAGAGGAAGCAGACGGTTTATCCCCGAAAGAATTAAATGATTTTACCACAGGACTTGCTTATGATGCATATATGCTTTATTTAAGCCCGGAGGCTTTAGAAAACAAGGACTATGACTACGAAACTCCAATTAGAAGTATAGATCAGTTACAACATTATAAATACACGAGAGAACGGGGTTTTCAAAGTGAATATGCCATATCGGCAGGGGCTAATTATGATGACAAATTTTACTTTGGCATAACTTTAGGAATTCAATCACTACATTACAAATCGTTTTCCGTGTACACTGAAGAAATTATTGGAGAAACAAATAACAAATTGGAAAAGTTCAGTATGTACCAAGACTTTACAAGTAGTGGTGTCGGGATAAATTTCAAAGCAGGTTTTATATATCGTCCGATCCCAGTTCTCCGTCTAGGTTTTGCTATTCATACACCTACATATTACGATCTTGATGCTTATGCCAATAATAATGTTTCTGCTAAATTCACTGAACTTCCGGTTGAAGATGCCAAACCTACGGACAACTTTGAATATGGAGAGAGTGCATGGACAGATTACTCCTACAAATTAAAAACACCGTGGAGATTTATGGCAAGTGCCGCAACAGTTCTAGGCCAAAGAGCTATTATCAGTTTGGACTATGAATATGTTGACTATACCACGGCAAAATACTCAAATGATGGTGCCAAAAATGAATATTTAGAAACTAACAATGCGATAAAAGCTATTTACAATAGTACTCATAATTTCCGTGCCGGAGCAGAATATCGATTTAATAGCGTGTTCTATTTACGGGGTGGTTATGCCTATTCTGCCTCACCTTACACGAAAGGAGAAATGAATGAAAAGAATGACATTCAAATAATCACGGGTGGTCTAGGATTAAATTTCGGAGTATTTTACGCCGACCTTGCTTATCTTCACAAGGCCTCCAAACTAAATGGTCTATTCTATTACTACGAAACTCCAAAAGGTCAAGTAATCGAATCACCTGAATTCCAAACGAAATTCAAAGACAACGAATTCAGACTAACATTAGGAATCAGATTTTAA
- the istB gene encoding IS21-like element helper ATPase IstB produces the protein MEMNQDTLEKMLGMNLKGMYYAFKTSLETHRTESMTTDQFVSWLVSSEWDDRRNRAVERAIRQASFRYKATIEEIDFSVERGLDKNLTLRLADLTFVRERKDLFITGSAGTGKSYLATAFGFQACQKGYKVLYANTSRLMGMLKVAKAKGTILQELKKIERLDMLILDDFGIQPFDSQGRMNLMDIIEDRHGKKSTIITSQVPVKDWYDVIGEKTIADAVLDRIVHQAIRIELFGESLRKCKSKK, from the coding sequence ATGGAAATGAATCAGGATACATTGGAAAAGATGTTAGGAATGAACCTTAAAGGTATGTATTATGCCTTTAAAACAAGTTTGGAAACACATCGGACAGAGAGTATGACTACCGACCAGTTCGTCTCATGGCTGGTTTCAAGTGAATGGGATGACCGCAGAAACCGTGCGGTAGAGAGGGCTATCCGTCAGGCCTCCTTCAGATACAAGGCCACCATTGAAGAAATAGACTTCTCGGTGGAAAGGGGGCTGGACAAGAACCTTACCCTGCGTTTGGCCGACCTGACTTTTGTCAGAGAGCGCAAAGACCTGTTTATTACCGGAAGCGCCGGAACAGGTAAAAGTTATCTGGCAACAGCTTTTGGCTTCCAGGCTTGCCAAAAAGGATATAAAGTGTTATATGCCAATACATCCAGACTTATGGGGATGCTTAAGGTTGCCAAGGCAAAAGGTACAATCCTGCAAGAACTCAAGAAAATCGAAAGGTTGGATATGCTTATACTGGATGATTTTGGTATACAACCTTTCGATTCCCAGGGGCGGATGAATCTGATGGATATCATAGAGGACAGGCATGGTAAAAAATCTACCATCATAACATCACAGGTACCGGTAAAAGACTGGTATGACGTTATTGGAGAAAAGACGATTGCCGATGCCGTTCTGGACAGAATTGTGCATCAGGCCATACGCATTGAACTCTTCGGGGAGTCGCTGCGGAAATGTAAAAGTAAAAAATAA
- a CDS encoding DUF5675 family protein — MMLELNRIAKKPLYTIGRLFVDRKYFCDTLEDCCRDLDKEEKVMNETAIPEGTYEVIVNVSAKFRRKLPLLLDVPHFSGIRIHRGNTDKDTSGCILVGENKQQGRVINSTGYELKLTEMIEKAMLSGEKIVIQVR; from the coding sequence ATGATGCTGGAACTAAATAGAATAGCAAAAAAACCGCTTTACACGATCGGGCGGTTATTCGTGGACAGGAAATATTTCTGCGACACGTTAGAGGATTGTTGTCGTGATCTCGATAAGGAGGAAAAGGTAATGAATGAAACTGCGATCCCGGAAGGGACTTACGAGGTGATTGTTAACGTGTCGGCAAAGTTTAGGCGTAAGTTACCGTTATTGTTGGATGTTCCCCACTTTTCCGGTATCAGGATCCACCGGGGAAACACGGATAAAGATACGTCCGGATGTATTTTGGTTGGTGAAAACAAGCAACAGGGAAGAGTGATTAACTCCACTGGTTATGAGTTAAAGTTGACGGAGATGATTGAAAAGGCTATGCTTTCAGGGGAAAAGATAGTAATTCAAGTACGATGA
- a CDS encoding LytR/AlgR family response regulator transcription factor — protein sequence METQKNTSSIFVENGEEFTRVWFNKVLYFKAEGDGTRIQMKDSQITIPISLEQIETSLGEIFLRINESRIVNKGYVEAFNKKTLIIGAEELPVSKSHVKELYSSFHIL from the coding sequence ATGGAAACACAGAAAAACACGTCATCGATCTTTGTAGAGAACGGGGAGGAATTTACCAGAGTTTGGTTTAATAAAGTGCTTTATTTTAAGGCAGAAGGTGACGGCACTAGAATCCAGATGAAAGATTCTCAAATAACTATACCCATTTCTTTAGAACAGATAGAGACATCTCTTGGTGAAATATTTCTCCGTATTAATGAATCCCGCATCGTGAATAAAGGATATGTGGAAGCTTTTAATAAGAAAACATTGATTATTGGAGCGGAGGAATTACCCGTTTCTAAATCTCATGTAAAGGAATTATATTCTTCATTCCATATTTTGTGA
- a CDS encoding tyrosine-type recombinase/integrase: MIELNLAICKDGKTVFKSYKIKGKLELKHWNPDLGQVRKGCMYADELNILIKDTEVEYTQVGLSWETVKRDFTSGELINYQKAAASKESLFEYIEHLIDLFKKRGTGNFNMYRNLLGEMHSFTKNRNVKMSDINNKFLFEYIKWCLAGGNDSKTVLNKFYRLKSVVKKAKNDGISVSDITLTYTPTKKPIIKRGLSESNVQKLLAYKPRKKKWEFVMDMFKFMYYSAGISFRDMAFLTQDNISDNHLSYIRFKTHKPINIPLPEISMMIIDKYKFSKDRGKYLFPIIPLKRQHLDYIELYTCINSRIFGYNTLLDKIGKELDLPIKLTSYVARHSYATQLLRSGIPLPMISKALGHSTIQMTQNYLNLNDFDLTVTFDCLTPKLKEEKLDGIGMAFMNHLKSNPDWEKYWSMVTKEGEVLPNKATLVYSGNRGWQYILPLVDKKELKGVVIFPVKEKPGSSLLSGEITEPLVFFQDEMEKDISVQGLLRSPMRIEWEYDVNITSAMSLETVTKSPLSCSGYDGYYDASYVLVCSNTIDCSGNKALNEIDMDYLQYVADKIGCQFSCKVKVKNDVIIVEGQREREVCFFYNSLREELEKGLWYISYNYLWNDCEKQAYGENSFDS, from the coding sequence ATGATTGAATTGAATCTTGCTATATGCAAAGATGGTAAGACTGTTTTCAAGTCTTACAAGATTAAAGGAAAATTAGAATTAAAACATTGGAATCCGGATTTGGGACAGGTTCGGAAAGGGTGTATGTATGCAGATGAACTTAATATTTTAATTAAGGACACAGAAGTTGAATACACTCAAGTTGGATTATCCTGGGAAACAGTTAAAAGAGACTTTACATCAGGTGAATTGATCAATTACCAAAAAGCAGCAGCATCAAAAGAATCGTTGTTTGAATATATTGAACATTTGATAGATTTATTTAAGAAAAGAGGAACTGGCAATTTCAATATGTATCGTAATTTGTTAGGAGAAATGCATTCTTTTACAAAAAATAGAAATGTAAAAATGTCTGATATTAATAACAAATTTTTATTTGAATATATAAAATGGTGCCTTGCTGGTGGCAATGATTCTAAGACGGTTTTGAATAAGTTTTATAGGCTTAAATCAGTAGTTAAAAAAGCAAAAAATGATGGTATATCAGTGTCAGATATTACATTGACTTATACTCCTACCAAAAAACCAATTATTAAACGTGGTTTATCTGAATCGAACGTGCAAAAACTTCTTGCCTATAAACCCCGCAAAAAAAAGTGGGAGTTTGTAATGGATATGTTTAAGTTCATGTACTATTCTGCTGGAATCTCGTTTAGAGATATGGCTTTTTTAACACAAGATAATATATCCGATAACCATTTGTCTTATATAAGATTTAAAACCCACAAACCTATTAATATACCACTTCCTGAAATATCAATGATGATTATTGATAAATACAAATTTTCAAAGGATAGGGGTAAATATTTATTTCCGATTATTCCGCTAAAGAGGCAACACTTAGATTATATAGAGCTATATACATGCATCAATAGTCGGATTTTTGGATATAATACATTGCTTGATAAAATTGGTAAAGAATTAGATTTACCAATTAAATTGACCTCTTATGTGGCTCGACACTCTTACGCAACCCAGTTATTGCGATCCGGTATTCCACTACCCATGATCTCAAAAGCTCTTGGTCACTCGACGATACAAATGACACAAAATTATTTGAATTTGAACGATTTCGATTTAACAGTGACGTTTGATTGTTTAACGCCTAAATTGAAGGAAGAAAAGTTAGATGGAATAGGAATGGCATTCATGAATCATTTGAAATCTAATCCAGATTGGGAGAAGTATTGGAGCATGGTAACGAAAGAGGGTGAAGTACTTCCGAACAAAGCTACATTAGTATATAGTGGCAATCGAGGCTGGCAATATATATTACCCCTGGTAGATAAAAAAGAATTGAAAGGCGTGGTAATATTCCCTGTTAAAGAAAAGCCTGGTAGTTCTTTGTTGTCTGGAGAAATTACTGAACCATTAGTTTTCTTTCAAGATGAAATGGAGAAAGATATTTCAGTTCAAGGTTTATTGCGTTCTCCAATGAGAATAGAATGGGAATATGATGTGAATATCACGAGTGCGATGTCGTTGGAAACCGTCACTAAATCTCCGTTATCATGTTCTGGTTATGATGGGTATTATGATGCTTCTTATGTTTTGGTGTGTAGTAATACCATAGATTGTTCTGGGAATAAAGCTCTAAATGAGATCGACATGGATTATCTACAATATGTAGCAGATAAGATCGGTTGTCAATTTTCATGTAAAGTAAAAGTCAAAAACGATGTGATTATAGTTGAAGGCCAAAGAGAAAGAGAAGTTTGTTTTTTTTATAATTCTTTACGGGAGGAACTTGAAAAGGGGCTTTGGTATATCTCTTATAACTACTTGTGGAATGATTGTGAGAAGCAAGCTTATGGGGAGAACTCGTTTGATAGTTAA